In a genomic window of Gossypium arboreum isolate Shixiya-1 chromosome 7, ASM2569848v2, whole genome shotgun sequence:
- the LOC108474122 gene encoding uncharacterized protein LOC108474122 yields MSYSLVWTELGKQRVLGSKLVSETEDKIRLIWDRLKAASDRQKSYANLKRKDIKYSIGDFVFLKLELPLELNRIHDVLHISMLRRYCSDPTHIVPMEEIEVRPDLTFEEKLVQILDRNIKVLGRKSIPLVKVLWQNHSTEEATWESEDLMLQ; encoded by the exons atgtcgtactcCCTTGTCTGGACTGAGTTGGGTAAGCAACGTGTACTGGGTTCGAAAttagtttctgagactgaggacAAGATTCGACTAATTTGGGATAGACTTAAAGCAGCATCTGATAGGCAGAAGTCTTACGCTAATCTGAAGAGAAAGGATATCAAGTATTCGATAGGAGACTTCGTTTTTCTCAAG ttagagctacctctagagttgaaTCGGATTCATGATGTGCTCCACATCTCTATGTTGAGACGTTACTGCTCTGATCCTACGCATATTGTTCCtatggaggagattgaagttaggCCAGATCTGACATTTGAGGAGAAGTTGGTTCAAATTTTAGATCGCAACATTAAGGTTTTAGGAAGGAAATCTATTCCCTTGGTGAAGGTGctgtggcagaatcatagcactgaggaggctacttgggagtcgGAGGATTTGATGCTTCAatag
- the LOC108474126 gene encoding uncharacterized protein LOC108474126 yields the protein MAHYEALYGRLTERASDRQKSYANLKRKNIEYSIGDFVFLKVSPRTTLPPELNRIHDVLHVSMLRCYHSDPTHIFPVEEIEVSPDLTFEEKPIQILDCDIKVLLRKVKVLWQKHST from the exons ATGGCAcattacgaggccttgtatggtc GATTGACTGAAagagcatctgataggcaaaagtcctACGCTAATCTAAAGAGAAAGAATATCGAGTATTCAATAGGAGACTttgtttttctcaaggtctcgccacgGACAACG ctacctccagagttgaatcggattcatgatgtgttacATGTCTCTATGTTGAGATGCTACCACTCTGATCCTACGCATATTTTTCCtgtggaggagattgaggttagtcCAGATTTGACGTTTGAGGAGAAGCCAATTCAGATTTTAGATTGCGACATCAAGGTTCTACTAAGGAAGGTGAAGGTGCTATGGCAGAAGCATAGCACTTAG